One Proteinivorax tanatarense DNA segment encodes these proteins:
- the yfmH gene encoding EF-P 5-aminopentanol modification-associated protein YfmH, protein MLNSYEYRKIDESYFSFTMPNGLQVFYIPRPNYKKSFAVLASNFGGIDFKTDFMELKPGIAHFLEHKLFENPNGNVEDEFSKLGISVNAFTTHNNTSYYFSCTSNFYKGLKLLLDFVQTPYFTEENVKKEQGIIAQEIEMYRDDANWVGYLNLLNGLYPKHPINQDIAGTKEDIYQVDVDMLNKCYEQYYNPLNMALFVIGDLKIEELYDFVGQNQKPKKFKDVPEYNRNFLQDTFIPKEKEISIDMEISRNSLNFGFKDKKVEESGKELFEKEITTLLGLETLVGKSSKLYNDLYEKRIIDDSFNIEYTTETGYGHTIFSCETEDPNKTYEHLKNEFTKALEQGLNEEDFIINKKKIQGITLMELNSLENVVLGFMSEHFRGGSFFDKNEIIEGITFEQVENRMKEHIDYNMSAISVVNKK, encoded by the coding sequence ATGCTCAACTCATATGAATATAGAAAAATTGACGAAAGCTACTTTTCTTTTACAATGCCTAACGGACTCCAAGTGTTTTATATTCCACGACCAAACTACAAAAAATCCTTTGCTGTACTTGCCTCTAACTTTGGTGGAATAGACTTTAAAACAGATTTCATGGAACTAAAGCCCGGCATTGCACATTTCTTAGAGCATAAGTTGTTTGAAAATCCAAATGGTAATGTTGAGGATGAATTTTCAAAATTAGGTATATCTGTAAACGCTTTTACAACTCATAATAATACAAGCTACTACTTTTCTTGTACTTCTAATTTTTACAAAGGTCTTAAACTGTTATTAGATTTTGTACAAACCCCATATTTCACCGAAGAAAATGTTAAAAAAGAACAGGGGATTATTGCCCAAGAAATAGAAATGTATCGAGATGATGCCAATTGGGTAGGGTATTTAAACTTATTAAACGGGTTATACCCTAAACACCCTATTAACCAAGATATCGCTGGCACCAAAGAAGATATATACCAAGTTGACGTAGACATGCTTAATAAATGTTATGAGCAATATTATAATCCTCTTAACATGGCGTTATTTGTTATAGGAGACTTAAAAATAGAAGAATTGTATGACTTTGTAGGGCAAAATCAAAAGCCTAAAAAGTTCAAGGATGTTCCAGAATATAATAGGAACTTTTTACAAGATACTTTTATACCAAAGGAAAAAGAGATAAGTATTGATATGGAAATTTCCCGGAACTCACTAAACTTTGGGTTCAAGGATAAAAAGGTTGAGGAATCAGGAAAAGAGTTGTTTGAAAAAGAAATTACTACCTTGCTAGGGTTAGAAACTTTAGTAGGAAAAAGTTCTAAGCTATACAATGATTTGTATGAAAAAAGAATAATTGATGATTCTTTTAACATAGAATATACAACGGAAACTGGATATGGACATACAATTTTCTCATGTGAAACTGAAGATCCTAACAAAACTTACGAACATTTAAAAAATGAATTTACAAAAGCATTAGAACAAGGTCTTAACGAAGAAGACTTTATAATAAACAAAAAGAAGATACAAGGGATAACATTAATGGAGCTTAACTCTTTAGAAAATGTAGTTCTCGGGTTCATGAGTGAGCATTTTAGGGGAGGGAGTTTTTTCGATAAAAATGAAATTATTGAAGGAATAACCTTTGAGCAAGTAGAAAATAGAATGAAAGAACATATTGATTACAACATGTCTGCTATTTCTGTGGTAAACAAAAAATAG
- a CDS encoding iron-containing alcohol dehydrogenase gives MNRWFKTKNPTTVIAGESVLKFLPEQLNQLKAEKVLIITDKKENYLQKLNDFLPHDKKYLHYSEIDKETSVNKVNEAAKLAVENNIDTIVAFGSGDVIDTAKVVAYKAKNMDKFDWGSYTFAEGPRLNLVTATTTLATTFSNTPFAFIKDTDKQKTRTLSGDAFFPHVSIVDSKIPVLLTPREMASGINLTLSTIVEGYVSTLSSLYSDAITMSALELLISGIYNLHSDSSNEEAFEKIQVAGILASYSVNNSMLGMVSATANAFYGKYQVDYGEICGCVMYPYLHLTVPSRLEKFSKIANKIFMQQQQQNYFPEKETLAKEGIDKLKQMVDSISPTLTLSQLGVKREELSHIAGIIAKDDGLLSCPVIPDKHEIENVLEQAYSSKE, from the coding sequence ATGAATAGGTGGTTTAAAACAAAAAATCCTACAACTGTGATAGCTGGAGAATCAGTTTTGAAGTTTTTGCCTGAGCAATTAAATCAGTTAAAAGCAGAGAAAGTCCTCATAATAACAGACAAAAAAGAAAATTACCTGCAAAAACTAAATGATTTTTTACCCCATGATAAAAAATATTTGCACTATAGCGAAATCGATAAAGAAACAAGTGTTAATAAAGTAAATGAAGCAGCAAAACTAGCCGTAGAAAATAATATCGATACCATTGTAGCTTTTGGAAGTGGAGATGTTATTGACACTGCTAAAGTAGTAGCTTATAAGGCTAAAAATATGGATAAGTTTGATTGGGGTTCATATACTTTTGCTGAGGGACCAAGGCTAAACTTAGTGACTGCTACCACAACTTTAGCTACTACTTTCAGCAACACTCCTTTTGCTTTTATAAAAGATACTGACAAACAAAAGACTAGAACATTATCAGGGGATGCGTTCTTTCCTCATGTTTCTATTGTTGATAGTAAAATTCCAGTGTTGCTAACACCGAGAGAGATGGCTTCTGGTATCAACCTAACACTTTCTACTATAGTAGAAGGGTATGTTTCAACTTTATCAAGTTTATATAGTGATGCTATTACCATGTCAGCTTTAGAACTTCTTATTTCAGGGATTTATAACTTACATTCCGACTCATCAAATGAGGAAGCTTTTGAAAAAATTCAGGTAGCAGGAATACTAGCATCTTATAGCGTAAACAATAGCATGCTAGGAATGGTTTCAGCCACAGCCAATGCCTTTTATGGTAAATATCAGGTAGACTACGGTGAAATATGTGGGTGTGTGATGTATCCCTATCTACATCTTACCGTTCCTTCAAGACTGGAAAAGTTTTCTAAAATAGCAAATAAGATATTTATGCAACAGCAACAACAGAACTATTTCCCGGAAAAAGAGACTTTAGCAAAAGAAGGGATAGATAAACTAAAACAAATGGTTGATAGTATATCTCCTACCCTAACCTTATCCCAACTCGGAGTGAAAAGGGAAGAACTGTCACATATTGCAGGCATAATTGCAAAAGATGACGGGCTATTAAGTTGTCCTGTAATTCCCGATAAACATGAAATAGAAAATGTATTGGAGCAGGCATATAGCTCAAAAGAGTGA
- a CDS encoding MFS transporter: MKSKAAGKLNYTKLLIISMAYIAVSLSTQGFKAILTLVRADLGITSAQAGLYSTFFFLSATVIAVFSGRVVDSLGSKKSLVIGTFIVGSLMVLHSFAPSLLILLILAFFTGIGFSIITPAVNKGVMEIAPPQRRASALGISQAGSGIGGVLGASLLPILGQLYGWQTAILIAGIVAVGFSLMLIVLYNPPKVDVKSKAEVNFKEDMKLLLKNKGLLCVAMMGFLFGFTLATTTTHLVIFLDQDIGFTPGLAGIALAIFQMGGIFGKPSWGYINDTILNGNRRKGFLIIGLLSALCTLMMGSLVPAGYITGLGVYTLVFFFGATSMGIPGLFFTAVGDIVSDKLMGTATGISLVFIRVGVIIGPPLFGLIADINGNYSVSWLFLSVILVAVTLCFYYLSGKYLPKSTVNNINVSSSG; encoded by the coding sequence GTGAAATCTAAAGCAGCAGGAAAATTAAATTACACTAAATTATTAATTATCTCCATGGCTTATATAGCTGTTAGCTTGAGCACTCAGGGGTTTAAAGCTATACTGACTTTGGTGCGGGCAGATTTAGGAATTACCAGCGCTCAAGCCGGGCTTTATTCTACCTTTTTCTTTTTAAGTGCCACTGTTATAGCTGTATTTAGCGGACGGGTTGTGGATTCCCTAGGCTCTAAAAAGAGCCTAGTAATAGGAACATTTATTGTCGGCTCATTGATGGTGTTGCATTCTTTTGCCCCAAGTTTGCTGATTCTTTTGATTTTGGCCTTTTTCACCGGTATTGGCTTTAGCATCATAACACCTGCGGTAAATAAAGGGGTAATGGAAATTGCCCCTCCTCAAAGACGGGCCAGCGCCCTAGGCATTTCCCAGGCTGGTAGCGGTATTGGCGGTGTCTTAGGAGCAAGCCTACTACCTATTCTGGGGCAGCTCTATGGTTGGCAGACAGCTATTTTAATTGCTGGTATTGTTGCCGTCGGTTTTAGTTTGATGTTGATAGTCCTTTATAATCCACCCAAGGTAGATGTTAAATCTAAGGCTGAAGTGAATTTTAAAGAGGATATGAAGTTACTTCTTAAGAATAAGGGGTTACTGTGTGTGGCAATGATGGGTTTTCTTTTTGGATTTACTTTGGCCACTACCACCACCCACCTGGTCATTTTTTTGGATCAAGATATAGGTTTTACTCCTGGCCTTGCCGGTATTGCTCTGGCCATTTTTCAGATGGGAGGGATTTTTGGCAAACCCAGCTGGGGTTATATCAATGATACTATTCTCAATGGCAACAGAAGGAAGGGGTTTTTGATAATAGGATTGTTATCGGCTCTTTGTACATTGATGATGGGTTCTTTGGTCCCCGCAGGGTATATTACTGGATTGGGAGTCTATACTTTAGTATTTTTCTTTGGGGCCACCAGCATGGGAATCCCAGGTCTTTTCTTTACAGCAGTAGGGGATATTGTCTCAGATAAACTGATGGGTACTGCTACGGGAATTTCTCTGGTTTTTATAAGGGTAGGAGTTATTATTGGGCCACCGCTTTTTGGGCTTATTGCAGATATAAATGGGAATTACTCCGTTAGCTGGTTATTCCTTTCGGTGATACTAGTGGCGGTAACCTTATGTTTTTATTACCTTAGTGGAAAATACCTACCTAAATCAACAGTTAACAACATTAATGTATCTTCGTCAGGGTAA
- a CDS encoding FeoA family protein: MAVDANRLYKDKMVETVLQNKSLEQLNPGEQGVIVDVPANSFLASLGFRAKKTVEVVARELFNGPLLCSVDGRNIAIGADVAEKIIVDSIDN; the protein is encoded by the coding sequence ATGGCTGTTGATGCTAACAGATTGTATAAAGACAAGATGGTTGAAACCGTTTTGCAAAATAAATCTTTAGAACAATTAAATCCCGGCGAACAGGGTGTAATAGTAGATGTTCCAGCTAACTCTTTTTTAGCCTCCTTAGGGTTTAGAGCAAAAAAAACAGTTGAAGTTGTGGCTAGGGAGTTATTCAATGGACCTTTACTTTGTTCTGTTGATGGTAGGAACATAGCAATAGGCGCTGATGTTGCAGAAAAAATTATCGTAGATTCAATTGATAATTAA
- a CDS encoding methyltransferase domain-containing protein: MKRIFTSVEKMCCEFYPAFYLYHSIYKNVMRNEIKLANITSNDVVLNIGCGAIPFTALHIVQMTGAKVIALDKDKEAVEKAKKCLSKYKLQKNIEIALGDGIVENLPDFTVAIIALHVKEKATMLENLKLTKSPGARVVFRQPAVGYENEYGSLPDKYVPDGKISQKMKTFKESYLYHIS, encoded by the coding sequence ATGAAGAGAATTTTTACTTCAGTTGAAAAAATGTGTTGTGAATTTTATCCCGCTTTTTATTTATATCATAGTATCTATAAAAATGTTATGCGTAATGAGATTAAGTTAGCTAATATAACCTCGAATGATGTAGTGCTAAACATTGGTTGTGGGGCTATTCCGTTTACTGCATTGCATATAGTCCAAATGACAGGTGCCAAAGTTATTGCTTTGGATAAGGACAAAGAGGCTGTTGAAAAAGCTAAAAAGTGTTTATCAAAATATAAGTTGCAAAAAAACATAGAGATAGCTTTAGGTGATGGGATTGTAGAAAATCTTCCGGATTTCACTGTAGCTATTATTGCGTTACATGTAAAAGAAAAAGCGACAATGCTGGAGAACCTTAAGTTGACAAAAAGTCCAGGAGCAAGGGTTGTTTTCCGTCAACCTGCTGTTGGTTATGAAAATGAATACGGAAGTTTGCCTGACAAATATGTACCTGACGGTAAAATAAGTCAAAAGATGAAGACTTTTAAGGAATCATATCTTTATCATATCAGCTAA
- a CDS encoding lysylphosphatidylglycerol synthase transmembrane domain-containing protein gives MKKSFLLLVAILFFLVLTVVLGYDEVLDVIGRMSFNQLLLMTALQLCTLFLTSFIWYYLLRQKSSKVSLSNVFGINLAGSFVESVTPSVKVGGEALKVYLMQKETALKYTEITAITLVSKFISLFPFLIISFLTLFIAFLSFDLPLFILLAFLGLVLFFCLFFVIFNFKGSFLERLFYKFEQNKSPVFKKIKNKVIKVQFFLEETSLKSKTVVTDFRKRVLLFAIAFVVWSFYPVKVYLVARILGFQLNPVIVIIATFSAYLVSMIPLLPGGLATFEGTLALVLAYEGLAPHEAFSIAIMTRVITFWIPLLISAIPAIYYINKTKDKNGK, from the coding sequence TTGAAAAAATCATTTCTATTATTAGTGGCGATACTTTTTTTTCTTGTGTTAACTGTAGTCTTAGGTTACGATGAGGTTTTAGATGTAATTGGCAGAATGAGTTTTAATCAACTTCTTCTAATGACAGCGTTACAGTTATGTACTTTGTTTTTAACAAGTTTTATTTGGTATTATCTGTTACGACAGAAATCTAGTAAGGTTTCCTTAAGTAATGTTTTTGGAATAAATTTAGCAGGCTCTTTTGTGGAAAGTGTTACTCCGTCAGTAAAAGTTGGTGGAGAGGCTTTGAAAGTATATCTAATGCAAAAAGAAACAGCTCTTAAATATACAGAAATTACTGCAATAACATTGGTAAGTAAATTTATTTCTCTGTTTCCTTTTTTAATTATTAGCTTTTTAACACTTTTTATTGCATTTTTAAGTTTTGATCTACCATTGTTTATATTATTAGCTTTTTTGGGTTTGGTATTATTTTTTTGTTTGTTTTTTGTTATTTTTAATTTTAAAGGTTCATTTTTAGAGCGGCTTTTTTACAAATTTGAGCAAAATAAAAGCCCTGTTTTTAAAAAGATTAAAAATAAAGTTATAAAAGTGCAATTTTTTTTAGAGGAAACTTCGTTAAAATCAAAAACAGTTGTTACTGACTTCCGAAAACGGGTTTTATTGTTTGCAATCGCGTTTGTGGTCTGGAGTTTTTATCCGGTTAAGGTTTATTTAGTAGCTAGGATACTAGGTTTTCAACTTAATCCTGTTATTGTTATAATAGCTACCTTTAGTGCATACTTAGTTAGCATGATTCCACTGCTACCAGGAGGATTAGCTACTTTTGAAGGAACCTTAGCTCTAGTTTTGGCGTATGAGGGTTTAGCTCCCCATGAAGCATTTTCTATAGCTATAATGACTCGTGTAATTACTTTTTGGATTCCTTTATTGATATCTGCAATTCCAGCTATTTACTATATAAATAAAACGAAAGATAAAAACGGAAAGTGA
- a CDS encoding ferrous iron transporter B has translation MKNQEKPNILMIGQPNIGKSVMFNNLTGLNISAANYVGTTVEFTAGEVTLGDLKANLIDVPGTYTLEATNEAEQVAVEMLQGRTNRSKTKNCHEDGGLQSVNLAKSPDAVICVLDAHNLESSLYLLFQVMEYNIPTIAVLNRMDIIEERGEKIDVQYLSKLLGVSVIPTVAVEKKGVDVLKELLKGVLSTGATRENETAKKLDDGKVKNELWEKAEKITKQVKTKPEVIKKTRSQIWGAALVKPWPGIPLAILILAAVFGVVVGVGMGLRKYLLLPLFRGYIIPAISSVVELIVPEGLILNVLIGEYGVLVKGLEWPLTLVLPYVLSFYFALSIMEDSGYLPRLGVLLDGLLSKLGLPGSSIVPLLLGYGCGIPAIMATRSLNSRKERITVSTMVALGIPCVAQSGAFIALMAERSILALLLVFLFSFAVVFLAGFTIDKILPGSRPYTIMEVPELLFPKGEVILKKVWSKVKNYLKEGVLPMMAIIGVAAFLYESGIMEWIGEALSPLVVSWLRLPAEASVPLILGIFRRELTVIPLIEMDLTTLQLFTGAIVGLLYVPCVAILATLAREFNIKMALFILVLTSSLAFLVGGIVARVGGLLF, from the coding sequence GTGAAAAATCAAGAAAAACCAAATATTCTTATGATAGGGCAGCCTAACATAGGAAAAAGTGTAATGTTTAACAATCTTACGGGATTAAACATAAGTGCTGCAAACTATGTTGGGACTACTGTTGAGTTTACTGCTGGAGAAGTTACCCTAGGTGATTTGAAAGCAAATTTGATTGATGTTCCAGGCACATATACACTGGAAGCGACAAATGAAGCTGAACAGGTGGCAGTAGAAATGTTGCAAGGTAGAACAAATCGTTCCAAAACAAAAAACTGCCATGAAGATGGCGGCCTTCAATCTGTAAATTTGGCTAAAAGCCCTGATGCCGTTATTTGTGTACTAGATGCCCATAACCTTGAAAGCAGTCTATATCTTTTATTTCAAGTAATGGAGTATAACATACCTACCATTGCTGTCCTTAACAGGATGGATATTATTGAGGAACGTGGGGAAAAGATTGATGTCCAGTATCTTTCTAAACTTTTAGGAGTTTCTGTGATTCCAACAGTCGCTGTTGAGAAAAAAGGTGTAGATGTATTAAAAGAGTTGTTAAAAGGTGTTTTATCAACCGGGGCTACAAGAGAGAATGAAACAGCTAAAAAACTTGATGACGGTAAGGTCAAAAATGAATTGTGGGAAAAGGCTGAAAAAATTACTAAACAAGTTAAAACTAAGCCTGAAGTTATAAAAAAGACAAGAAGTCAAATATGGGGTGCAGCTTTGGTAAAACCATGGCCAGGAATTCCCCTTGCTATATTAATTTTGGCGGCGGTCTTTGGTGTTGTTGTTGGAGTTGGTATGGGTCTTCGAAAATACTTATTGTTACCTCTTTTTAGAGGATATATAATCCCTGCGATATCATCGGTGGTGGAGCTAATAGTTCCTGAAGGACTTATTCTTAACGTTTTAATAGGAGAATATGGAGTTCTGGTAAAGGGCCTGGAGTGGCCTCTTACTCTTGTGTTGCCTTATGTTCTTTCTTTTTATTTTGCTTTAAGTATAATGGAGGACAGCGGATATCTTCCTAGGTTAGGTGTGCTGTTAGATGGTCTATTAAGTAAGCTAGGTTTACCTGGTTCTAGTATTGTTCCATTGCTTTTAGGATATGGATGTGGAATACCAGCAATTATGGCAACTAGATCTTTGAACTCTAGAAAAGAAAGAATTACAGTTTCTACAATGGTTGCTTTAGGAATACCTTGCGTAGCTCAATCGGGAGCTTTTATAGCGCTTATGGCGGAAAGATCTATTTTAGCATTGCTATTAGTATTTTTATTCTCTTTTGCAGTGGTTTTTTTAGCTGGGTTTACTATAGATAAGATATTACCAGGAAGCCGACCCTACACTATAATGGAAGTACCAGAGTTGCTTTTTCCAAAGGGAGAAGTTATATTAAAAAAGGTTTGGTCGAAGGTTAAGAATTATTTAAAAGAAGGCGTTCTTCCTATGATGGCTATCATAGGCGTTGCAGCTTTTTTATATGAAAGTGGAATAATGGAATGGATTGGTGAAGCTTTAAGTCCTTTAGTGGTAAGCTGGTTAAGATTGCCTGCTGAAGCTTCTGTTCCTTTGATTTTAGGAATATTTAGGCGTGAACTTACCGTTATTCCTCTTATTGAGATGGACTTAACTACCTTGCAGCTTTTTACTGGTGCTATTGTTGGGTTGCTTTATGTTCCTTGTGTAGCAATACTTGCTACTTTGGCTAGAGAGTTTAACATTAAAATGGCATTATTTATTTTAGTACTAACTAGTTCCTTAGCCTTTTTAGTAGGAGGGATTGTAGCTAGAGTTGGTGGTTTGCTATTTTAA
- a CDS encoding DUF5700 domain-containing putative Zn-dependent protease has protein sequence MQIRVELSMVQKFQKFIQMGEYKNKAKCELFIEGLTDNIGFQKMMEFYNGAITKNEYIEIVYSGFNQLDYYCESQAQKLMHSNFMLLIQNKKLLNKKIDLIKSYNFNKFQQALKPTLPSNTPINADIHFVVDGINAGSIVDAETMLMYIMIWPSKEKYLDLIEGIILHEYHHLGLKYWLDKDPIRELLLSRKNNQSALLKLSDALMSEGAATYFFNQGHNMYPLLIESYGNDFAKKYQNAINQRNLSKDAMLIQLEQDLKTIIDNKVSYSEMIDILNQYTFNADGGEPKDKNLGCHMCKMIDRELGRAKLIEIFLKPTEFLLTYNQASAKTDAFQFQQSTIKSLERMLV, from the coding sequence ATGCAAATAAGAGTAGAGCTTTCTATGGTTCAGAAGTTTCAAAAGTTTATTCAGATGGGAGAGTACAAAAATAAAGCAAAGTGTGAACTATTTATTGAAGGTTTAACAGATAACATTGGTTTCCAAAAGATGATGGAGTTTTATAATGGTGCTATTACAAAAAATGAATATATTGAAATAGTTTACTCGGGTTTTAATCAATTAGACTACTATTGTGAAAGTCAGGCTCAAAAACTAATGCATAGTAATTTTATGCTATTGATTCAAAATAAAAAGTTGCTAAACAAGAAAATTGATTTAATTAAGTCATATAACTTCAATAAGTTCCAACAAGCTTTAAAGCCCACTCTACCATCAAATACACCAATAAATGCTGATATTCATTTTGTCGTTGATGGTATAAATGCTGGAAGCATAGTGGATGCTGAAACCATGCTGATGTATATAATGATATGGCCTTCTAAAGAAAAATATCTTGACCTTATTGAAGGAATTATTCTTCATGAATATCATCATCTTGGCTTAAAATATTGGCTAGATAAAGATCCTATTCGTGAATTATTGCTTTCTAGAAAAAATAACCAAAGTGCTTTATTGAAATTAAGTGATGCTTTGATGAGTGAGGGAGCAGCCACATATTTTTTTAATCAGGGACACAATATGTATCCACTGTTAATTGAATCATATGGAAACGATTTTGCAAAAAAATATCAAAATGCAATAAATCAGAGAAACTTATCAAAGGATGCAATGTTAATACAACTAGAGCAGGATTTAAAGACAATTATAGATAATAAAGTAAGCTATAGTGAAATGATAGATATTTTAAATCAGTATACCTTCAACGCAGATGGAGGCGAACCAAAGGACAAAAATCTGGGTTGTCATATGTGTAAGATGATAGATAGAGAATTGGGGAGGGCAAAGTTAATAGAAATATTTTTAAAGCCAACAGAATTTTTGTTAACGTATAATCAAGCTTCAGCGAAAACAGACGCCTTTCAATTCCAACAGTCTACTATTAAAAGTCTGGAAAGGATGCTTGTTTAG
- a CDS encoding DUF5698 domain-containing protein yields MEINIMLALVSLFLITATTNILATLKSILLAKKIMNPVYFLVFADAMIFATVVGQVANSDGIHFAVAYALGKTLGVFIGGKIEEKLALGILEIDVFLNNKNKMVEVAEKLRKEGYTVNNYLARGNNGGRRYKVEVVIMRKEFKVFEDIIKKCGLNDPTLKIKNLNKVEGKITTTRIVKPV; encoded by the coding sequence ATGGAAATAAATATAATGCTAGCGCTTGTTTCTTTGTTTTTAATTACAGCGACTACCAATATTTTAGCGACTTTAAAGAGCATTTTGTTAGCTAAAAAGATTATGAACCCGGTATATTTTTTAGTTTTTGCCGATGCGATGATTTTTGCCACCGTTGTTGGGCAGGTAGCCAATTCGGACGGAATTCATTTTGCCGTTGCTTATGCATTAGGGAAAACACTTGGTGTATTTATAGGAGGTAAGATTGAAGAAAAGCTTGCCCTTGGAATACTAGAAATAGATGTATTTCTAAATAATAAAAACAAAATGGTAGAAGTAGCTGAAAAACTTAGAAAAGAAGGCTATACCGTGAACAATTACTTAGCTAGAGGTAATAACGGTGGAAGGAGATACAAGGTAGAGGTTGTAATAATGAGAAAAGAATTTAAAGTTTTTGAAGATATTATCAAGAAGTGTGGCCTAAATGATCCTACGTTAAAGATAAAGAATCTTAATAAGGTAGAGGGTAAGATCACCACAACAAGAATAGTAAAACCAGTTTAA
- a CDS encoding YwbE family protein, with product MSLITRGNLEKGSRVKVVQKQDQKSGKLTEGIVQKILTKSHTHPHGIKVMLEDGVVGRVKELLQQ from the coding sequence ATGAGCTTAATTACTAGAGGAAACTTAGAAAAAGGCAGTAGAGTGAAGGTTGTACAAAAACAAGATCAAAAATCTGGAAAATTGACGGAGGGAATTGTCCAAAAGATACTGACAAAGTCCCATACTCACCCACATGGAATTAAAGTAATGCTTGAAGATGGTGTAGTAGGAAGAGTTAAAGAATTACTGCAGCAATAA
- a CDS encoding GNAT family N-acetyltransferase translates to MNTNEEIVLATFSDLSNEDLYEIMKLRVDIFVVEQNCPYPELDNNDQKAWHLYLKKDDKIVSYARILFKESSAAIGRVVTHKSYRGLGLSQTILAKAIETIKTKTKYTKIHLSAQFYIVDLYKKLGFKVVSEQYLEDNIPHVDMELKIPKSF, encoded by the coding sequence ATGAACACAAATGAAGAAATTGTTTTAGCAACTTTTTCAGACCTAAGCAATGAGGATCTTTACGAAATTATGAAACTTAGGGTAGATATATTTGTGGTAGAACAAAATTGCCCATACCCTGAACTTGACAATAATGACCAAAAAGCATGGCATTTGTACTTAAAAAAAGATGACAAAATAGTTAGCTATGCCCGCATCCTTTTTAAAGAAAGCAGCGCAGCTATAGGCAGAGTAGTAACCCACAAATCTTATCGTGGTTTAGGTCTTTCTCAAACAATACTAGCTAAAGCTATCGAAACTATAAAAACAAAGACAAAATACACAAAGATACATTTATCTGCCCAATTTTATATAGTTGACTTATATAAAAAGTTGGGCTTTAAAGTTGTATCGGAGCAATATCTAGAAGATAATATTCCTCATGTGGATATGGAGTTAAAAATCCCAAAGTCTTTCTAA